In a single window of the Anaerocolumna cellulosilytica genome:
- a CDS encoding VOC family protein: protein MKFKFAHNNINVLDLEKSLNFYEEALGLKETRRIVPEDGSFIIVYLGDSETSHLLELTWLSDWDHPYDLGDNEFHLAFTVDNYEAAYKKHKEMGCICFENPTMGIYFINDPDGYWLEVVPQR, encoded by the coding sequence ATGAAATTTAAATTTGCACATAATAACATTAATGTACTGGATTTAGAAAAATCTTTAAATTTTTACGAGGAAGCACTTGGTCTAAAGGAGACCAGAAGAATTGTACCAGAAGACGGAAGTTTTATTATTGTTTATCTTGGGGATAGTGAAACCTCCCATCTCTTAGAATTAACTTGGTTAAGTGATTGGGATCATCCTTATGATTTAGGTGATAATGAATTCCATCTCGCATTTACTGTTGACAATTACGAAGCTGCTTATAAAAAACACAAAGAAATGGGCTGTATCTGCTTTGAAAATCCTACCATGGGTATTTATTTTATTAATGATCCTGACGGGTATTGGCTTGAGGTAGTACCCCAGAGATAA
- a CDS encoding MBL fold metallo-hydrolase translates to MKVTYIHHSCFSVEMEHVIFLFDYYKGNLPDFNPDKHIFVFASHKHGDHFDPVIFDLNGKYPHVTFILSKDIRMSKGYMEKLQITDEMKERILYTSKNVTLTLPVDIFNEPLDSSLTVETLTSTDAGVAFIVTWQQQTIYHAGDLNWWTWIGEETDEEYQDMTNRFQSEIQKIKSRKFDLAFLPLDPRQGIRFYWGFDYFMKNTNTILAFPMHFWLDYTVISQLKVLEETKEYSDRVMDIKEEGQVFYTKSPNC, encoded by the coding sequence ATGAAAGTTACCTATATACACCATAGCTGTTTTAGCGTAGAAATGGAACATGTTATTTTTTTATTCGATTATTACAAAGGTAATCTTCCGGATTTTAACCCGGATAAACATATTTTTGTATTTGCCAGCCACAAACATGGGGATCATTTTGACCCTGTTATATTCGACTTAAATGGTAAGTATCCCCATGTTACATTTATTTTATCAAAGGATATACGCATGTCCAAAGGATATATGGAAAAGCTGCAAATTACAGATGAAATGAAAGAACGCATCCTTTATACTTCAAAAAACGTTACCCTTACGTTACCTGTAGATATTTTTAATGAACCCCTTGATTCTTCTTTGACTGTTGAAACCCTTACTTCTACCGATGCAGGTGTGGCTTTTATTGTTACGTGGCAGCAACAAACCATTTATCATGCCGGTGATTTAAACTGGTGGACCTGGATCGGAGAAGAAACGGATGAGGAATACCAAGATATGACCAATCGATTCCAGAGCGAGATTCAAAAAATTAAGAGCCGCAAATTTGATTTGGCATTTCTTCCTTTAGATCCAAGACAAGGAATACGTTTCTATTGGGGATTTGATTATTTTATGAAGAATACGAATACTATTCTTGCTTTCCCTATGCATTTTTGGCTGGACTATACTGTTATCTCCCAATTAAAGGTTTTAGAAGAAACCAAGGAATATTCTGATAGAGTTATGGATATAAAAGAAGAAGGACAGGTTTTTTATACGAAATCCCCTAATTGTTAA
- a CDS encoding phosphoribosylformylglycinamidine synthase, whose amino-acid sequence MSSVKRIYVEKKAPYAVRAKELFGEIISYLGMKSLESVRVLIRYDIENISDATYEKALGIVFSEPPVDLLYEDTFPYKEGESYFSVEYLPGQFDQRADSAEQCVKLLNETEEPIIRTAITYVLKGVFSEEELEKIKAYCINPVDSRETDEKKPVTLENKFEEPSDVKIFDGFITMSGAELKELYSSLNLAMTFQDFLHIQNYFVEEEKRNPSMTEIRVLDTYWSDHCRHTTFLTELKNIQIEEGYYKEPIKNAYEVYLKTRENLYKGRTDKYVSLMDIALLAMKQLKAEGKLSDMEESEEINACSIVVPVDIDGETQEWLVFFKNETHNHPTEIEPFGGAATCLGGAIRDPLSGRGYVYQAMRVTGAGDPTVSLKETLKGKLPQRKIVTGAASGYSSYGNQIGLATGLVDEIYHPNYVAKRMEIGAVLGAAPRKNVIRESSDPGDSIILLGGRTGRDGCGGATGSSKVHTTESIETCGAEVQKGNAPTERKLQRLFRREEVSRIIKKCNDFGAGGVSVAIGELADGLHIDLDKVPKKYAGLDGTELAISESQERMAVVVDKAKVGEMLAYAAEENLEAVEVARVTEEPRLIMVWRGREIVNVSRAFLDTNGAHQEAEAVITLPKERENFFKRDKKEDNTVKEQWVSLLKELNVCSKKGLVEMFDSSIGASTVTMPFGGKYQLTPIQTMVAKLPVLKGACDTVTMMSYGFDPYLSSWSPYHGAVYAVISSVAKIVASGGDYKKIRFTFQEYFRRLGNDPKRWGEPLTALLGAYDAQMKLGLPSIGGKDSMSGTFQDIDVPPTLVSFAVDIAKAQDIVTPELKQPGSRLVVITLPRDSYDLPDYETLKGLYENFNEAVKKNIILSAYALGSYGIAEAVSKMAFGNKLGVKINKELTKEELFAPAIGSILAEVREEDLSILSDMGVRYQEAGIVTDEPSFVYGSEVLELEEALTAWGSTLETVYPTRSLTETNTFKTELYHAKTIYTSKQKIAKPRVFIPVFPGTNCEYDSLRAFEAAGAEVQTVVFKNLTADNIRESVETFEKAIQQAQILMFPGGFSAGDEPDGSGKFIATAFRNERIKEAVNRLLKERDGLVLGICNGFQALIKLGLVPYGEITPQKEDSPTLTTNTIGRHISKSVYTKVVSNKSPWLRKASLGDVYTIPASHGEGRFVASEQWLKTLFDNGQVATQYVDLAGNPVMDEDFNPNSSYCAIEGITSPDGRVLGKMAHSERRGDGVAINITGNQNQYIFESGVEYYK is encoded by the coding sequence ATGAGCAGCGTAAAAAGAATCTATGTAGAGAAAAAAGCCCCCTATGCTGTCAGGGCAAAGGAATTGTTCGGTGAAATAATAAGCTATCTTGGTATGAAGAGTCTGGAATCTGTCAGGGTTCTGATTCGTTATGATATAGAGAATATAAGTGATGCTACCTATGAGAAAGCCCTTGGTATTGTCTTTTCAGAGCCGCCGGTAGACCTTTTGTATGAAGACACTTTTCCTTATAAAGAGGGGGAAAGCTATTTTTCTGTAGAATATCTTCCCGGCCAATTTGATCAGCGAGCAGACTCAGCAGAACAATGTGTGAAGTTGTTAAATGAAACGGAAGAACCAATCATTCGCACAGCAATCACTTATGTGTTAAAAGGTGTATTTAGCGAAGAAGAACTTGAAAAAATTAAAGCATATTGTATTAATCCTGTGGACTCAAGGGAAACCGATGAGAAAAAACCGGTTACGCTGGAAAATAAATTCGAAGAACCATCCGATGTAAAAATATTTGATGGTTTTATTACCATGTCAGGGGCAGAACTAAAGGAATTATACAGTTCTTTAAATCTTGCCATGACTTTTCAGGATTTTCTTCATATACAAAATTATTTTGTAGAGGAAGAAAAGCGAAATCCATCCATGACTGAGATAAGGGTACTGGATACCTATTGGTCTGATCATTGCCGTCACACCACATTTTTAACAGAATTAAAGAATATTCAGATAGAAGAAGGATATTATAAAGAACCGATTAAAAATGCTTATGAAGTCTATTTAAAGACGCGGGAAAATCTTTATAAAGGAAGAACCGATAAATATGTCTCTTTAATGGATATTGCTCTGCTTGCCATGAAGCAGCTTAAGGCAGAAGGGAAACTTTCTGACATGGAAGAATCGGAAGAAATCAATGCCTGCTCTATTGTTGTACCTGTAGACATTGATGGGGAAACACAGGAATGGCTGGTATTTTTCAAAAACGAAACCCATAATCATCCGACAGAAATCGAACCGTTTGGTGGAGCTGCTACCTGTCTTGGCGGTGCTATCAGAGATCCGTTATCTGGCAGGGGGTATGTATATCAGGCAATGCGTGTAACCGGAGCCGGTGACCCTACCGTATCCTTAAAAGAAACCTTAAAAGGCAAATTGCCTCAGAGAAAAATCGTTACCGGTGCTGCTAGTGGATACAGCTCCTACGGCAATCAGATTGGACTGGCTACTGGACTGGTAGATGAGATTTATCATCCTAACTATGTAGCAAAACGTATGGAAATCGGTGCCGTTCTTGGTGCAGCTCCCCGAAAGAATGTCATTCGCGAAAGTTCAGACCCTGGGGATAGTATTATATTACTGGGCGGCAGAACCGGAAGAGATGGCTGCGGCGGTGCAACCGGCTCCTCTAAAGTGCATACTACCGAGTCTATTGAAACCTGTGGTGCAGAAGTGCAAAAGGGTAATGCGCCCACAGAGAGAAAGCTGCAACGTTTGTTTCGAAGAGAAGAAGTAAGCCGTATTATAAAAAAATGCAATGACTTTGGTGCCGGCGGCGTATCGGTTGCAATTGGTGAATTAGCAGACGGATTACACATTGATTTAGATAAAGTCCCAAAGAAATATGCCGGTCTTGACGGAACAGAGTTAGCCATTTCAGAATCCCAGGAACGTATGGCAGTAGTAGTTGATAAAGCGAAAGTGGGAGAGATGCTTGCTTATGCGGCAGAAGAGAATTTAGAGGCAGTGGAAGTTGCAAGAGTAACGGAAGAGCCTCGGCTAATTATGGTGTGGAGAGGAAGAGAAATTGTTAATGTATCCAGAGCTTTCTTAGATACCAACGGAGCTCATCAAGAAGCAGAAGCAGTGATAACCCTTCCTAAGGAACGGGAAAATTTCTTTAAAAGAGATAAGAAAGAAGATAACACAGTCAAAGAACAGTGGGTTTCTTTGTTAAAAGAATTAAATGTATGCTCTAAAAAAGGTCTGGTAGAAATGTTTGACAGTTCTATTGGTGCATCTACCGTGACCATGCCCTTTGGTGGTAAATATCAATTAACACCGATTCAAACCATGGTTGCCAAACTGCCGGTTTTAAAAGGAGCCTGTGATACAGTTACGATGATGAGCTATGGTTTTGATCCATATTTGTCTAGTTGGAGCCCCTATCACGGAGCAGTATATGCAGTGATTTCCTCTGTGGCTAAAATAGTAGCTTCGGGTGGCGATTATAAAAAAATTCGTTTTACATTTCAGGAGTATTTTAGAAGGCTTGGCAATGACCCCAAGCGATGGGGAGAACCTCTAACTGCGTTGTTAGGTGCATATGATGCGCAAATGAAACTTGGACTGCCCTCCATAGGCGGTAAAGACAGCATGTCCGGTACGTTCCAGGATATTGATGTGCCTCCTACACTAGTATCTTTTGCAGTGGATATTGCAAAAGCGCAGGATATCGTGACACCGGAATTAAAACAGCCCGGCAGCCGGTTAGTGGTTATCACCTTACCAAGGGATTCTTATGATTTGCCGGATTATGAAACACTAAAGGGCTTGTACGAGAACTTCAATGAAGCAGTTAAGAAGAATATCATTCTTTCTGCCTATGCTTTAGGCAGTTACGGTATCGCAGAAGCGGTCAGTAAAATGGCTTTTGGTAACAAGCTTGGTGTGAAGATAAATAAAGAACTTACAAAAGAGGAGTTATTTGCACCGGCTATCGGGTCCATACTTGCAGAAGTTAGAGAAGAAGACTTAAGCATACTTTCTGATATGGGTGTAAGATATCAGGAAGCTGGTATTGTAACAGATGAGCCATCCTTTGTATATGGCAGTGAAGTACTGGAACTGGAAGAAGCCTTAACTGCATGGGGAAGTACCTTGGAAACAGTATATCCAACTCGTTCCCTTACAGAAACGAACACATTTAAGACAGAACTATATCATGCAAAAACAATATATACCAGCAAACAAAAGATAGCAAAACCTAGAGTATTCATTCCGGTATTTCCCGGCACAAACTGTGAGTATGACAGTTTAAGAGCTTTTGAAGCAGCGGGAGCAGAGGTTCAGACAGTAGTATTTAAAAACCTGACGGCGGACAATATAAGGGAATCGGTTGAAACCTTTGAAAAGGCAATACAACAGGCACAGATACTTATGTTCCCGGGAGGCTTCTCCGCAGGAGATGAACCGGATGGTTCCGGTAAATTCATTGCAACAGCATTTCGTAATGAAAGGATAAAGGAAGCCGTAAACCGTCTGCTTAAAGAAAGAGACGGGTTAGTTCTTGGTATATGTAACGGCTTTCAGGCACTGATAAAACTGGGCTTAGTTCCATATGGTGAAATTACACCACAAAAAGAGGATTCGCCTACTTTAACAACTAATACGATAGGAAGACATATCTCTAAGTCTGTCTATACAAAAGTAGTTTCCAACAAATCACCTTGGCTTAGAAAGGCTTCCCTGGGAGATGTTTATACCATACCGGCTTCCCATGGTGAAGGACGTTTTGTGGCTAGTGAGCAATGGCTTAAGACTTTATTCGATAATGGGCAGGTAGCAACGCAGTATGTAGATCTTGCTGGAAATCCGGTTATGGATGAGGACTTTAATCCAAATAGTTCTTACTGTGCTATAGAGGGTATAACAAGCCCTGACGGCAGAGTGCTAGGCAAAATGGCGCACTCCGAAAGAAGAGGGGACGGTGTTGCTATCAACATAACAGGTAACCAGAATCAATACATCTTCGAATCAGGAGTAGAATACTATAAATAG
- a CDS encoding LysR family transcriptional regulator, which produces MDINYELYKVFYYVAKTLSFSEAAASLFISQSAVSQSIKVLENNLGQTLFIRSTKKVTLTKEGELLYKHIEPAINLISRGENQILEASAQGESQLRLGASDTICRYYLVPFLEDFHRKYPDIHIKVTNGTSFQCAKMLETNEVDIIVTNSPNSALVNSMHIEPILEFKDVFIANTDFFPVKEGPLSFDELLQYPILMLTKHSSTSEFLHNLFLQHSLDLVPAIELSSNDLLIDLAKIGLGVAFIPDFCISNKKNNLVPIHLKESMPTRKLVAAYNENIPLSSAAKYFIEQLVK; this is translated from the coding sequence ATGGATATTAACTACGAACTTTATAAAGTGTTTTATTATGTTGCCAAAACCTTAAGCTTTTCTGAGGCAGCTGCGTCACTTTTCATATCGCAGTCTGCCGTGAGTCAATCAATTAAGGTACTGGAAAACAATTTAGGACAGACGCTTTTTATACGAAGTACCAAAAAAGTGACCCTTACCAAAGAAGGCGAACTTTTATACAAGCATATAGAACCTGCAATCAATCTAATCAGTCGGGGAGAAAACCAGATTTTAGAAGCCTCTGCTCAAGGTGAAAGCCAGCTTCGCCTTGGAGCCAGTGATACCATATGCCGTTATTATCTGGTACCTTTTTTAGAAGATTTTCATCGGAAATATCCTGATATACATATAAAGGTTACCAATGGAACTTCTTTTCAATGCGCTAAAATGTTAGAAACCAATGAGGTAGACATTATTGTAACCAATTCTCCTAATTCTGCTTTAGTTAACAGTATGCACATTGAACCTATTTTAGAGTTTAAAGATGTTTTTATTGCTAATACAGATTTTTTTCCGGTAAAAGAGGGGCCCCTATCCTTTGATGAGCTTTTACAGTATCCTATTCTGATGCTGACAAAGCATTCTTCTACCAGTGAATTTCTGCACAACCTATTTTTACAACATTCTCTGGATTTAGTCCCGGCTATTGAGTTAAGCAGTAACGATCTTTTAATTGATTTGGCTAAAATTGGTCTTGGTGTTGCTTTTATACCTGATTTTTGTATCAGCAACAAAAAAAATAATCTGGTACCGATACATCTAAAAGAATCAATGCCTACTAGAAAGCTGGTAGCTGCCTATAATGAGAATATTCCTCTCTCCTCCGCAGCAAAATATTTTATTGAACAGCTGGTTAAGTAG